The genomic region TCGCTCAAGAAGCGACGCTTGTCCGAATACGCCCCCTTCTCGATCTTGCGGGCCTCGCGATAGGCCTCCTGCTGCTCCTTGGCCGAAAGACGGCGGCCATTGGCGCTCGCCTTCGCCAGCGGCGAGACATAGTTAGGGTCGTTCTTGTTAGCGTCGGCCTCTTCACGCAGGCGCTGGCGGACTTCCTCCGGCGACTCGACCCATTCCGGATTGGTCTCGCGGCTTGCCAACGACTGCTGCGGCTCGATCAGAGCTGTCTTCTGTCCATCTGGCGGCAGCACGAGGGCCGGGCGGGGTTGATACTTGACCGGATCGCGCTTCGGCGGGGCGAGGCTCACGGCACTGCCGAGGTCGTCGAGCAGATGTTCGCCTGCCGTCTTGTCCGTACCGTAGGTTGGACCGCCGATGCAGCCCGAAAGCACCAAACCGCCCGCCACGATCGCGGCAATGCTGGCGACAACTCGCAACTCTCGCGTCATTTCCATGAATTTCCTTCTAGCCAGCCGCACCCCACATGCCGCGGCCACTCAGCGCCCCTTGGCTGAAAAATCCGCCAAATTTCGGGCAGGTTGTACCGGATGAACGCGGCAAGCGCAATTCACCCGGCAAAACGATCCGTCAAAGCTTGAATCGGAGCTCTCTCAGGGCAGCAGCATCACGGGCGGAAACATCCGGATAGAGCGGATCGGACCCGACATCCGTGGTGATTCGCCAGGAGCGAGCGCATTTCTGCCCCTCGGCCAACCTCGGCACGACGCTGACCTTGGCGACGTCCGGCAACGCGAAGGCATCGGCCGGCCCCTCGGAGCCGACGACCTCGATCGCAGAGGTGATGCAGATTTCGGCAAAGTCCTGGCCTTCGAGCGCCTGGCGCAAATCCGCGTCCGCAACGTGGACGACGGGTGCCGCTTCCAGCGACGAGCCGATGCGCTTGTCCTTGCGCTCGATTTCGAGTGCACCGGTCACGACCTTGCGGACTTCGCGGATCTTGCGCCACTTCTCGGCGAGCGCGTCGTTGCGCCACTCCGCCGGTACGGTCGGGAACTGCTCCAGATGCACCGAGATGGCTTCCGGGTTGCGGGAGAGCCAGGCTTCCTCGGCCGTGAAGGGCAGCATCGGGGCGAGCCAGGTCACCAAGCAATCGAACAGCGTGCGGATGACGTGCAGCGCCGCGCGGCGGCGGACCGAGGACGGTGCGTCGCAGTAGAGTGCGTCCTTGCGGATATCGAAGTAGAAGGCCGACAGTTCGACATTCGAGAAATCGATAAGCGCGCGGGCGATCCGCTTGAAGTCGAAGGCATCGTAGCCGTCGCGCACCAGCCGATCCAATTCGGCCAAACGGTGCAGCATCAACTGTTCGAGTTCCGGCATGTCGGAAAGCGCGATCACTTCGCCCTTGTCATGGGCGAGCGTGCCGAGCATCCAGCGAATGGTGTTCCGGAGCTTGCGGTAGGCGTCGATGTTGGTCTGGATGATCGTCTTGCCGAGACGCTGGTCCTCCCAATAATCCGTCGTCATTACCCACAGCCGCAGGATGTCGGCACCGGCATCCTTCATCACCTCCAGCGGGGTGACGGTGTTGCCCTTCGACTTCGACATCTTCTCGCCCTTCTCATCCATGGTGAAGCCATGGGTGACGACGGCGTTATAGGGCGCGCGGCCGTGCGTCGCGCAGCTTTCGAGCAGCGACGAGTGGAACCAGCCGCGGTGCTGGTCGGAGCCCTCGAGGTAAACATCGGCCGGCCACTTCAAGTCGGGACGATCCTCCAGCGTGAAGGTATGGGTCGAACCGGAATCGAACCAGACGTCGAGAATGTCCATGACCTGATGCCACTTAGCATGGTCGTGATCGTTGCCGAGGAAACGCTCCTTGGCGCCTTCGGCGAACCAGGCGTCGGCGCCCTCCTTTTCGAAGGCTTCGAGGATGCGCGCGTTAACGGCGTCATCGATGAGGATTTCGCCCTGGTCGTCGACGAAGATCGCGATCGGCACACCCCAGGCGCGCTGGCGCGAGAGCACCCAGTCCGGCCGCTGCTCGATCATCGCACGCAGGCGGTTCTGGCCGGCGCCGGGCACGAAGCGGGTGCCGTCGATCGCCGTCAAGGCGCGCGAGCGCAGCGTCGTGCCGTCGCCGAAGTCCTTGTCCATGTAGACGAACCATTGCGGTGTGTTGCGGAAGATGACCGGCTTCTTCGACCGCCAGGAATGCGGATAGGAGTGCTTCAAGCGGCCACGAGCGAAAAGCGTGTGGCGGGCGATCAGCGCCTTGATGACGCGATCATTGGCGTCGCCCTTCTTGCCCTTGTCGTCGATGACGCGACCGGCGCCACCTTCGGCATCCGGGCCGAAGCCGGGTGCATCGGCAGTGAAATAGCCGGCATCGTCGACCGTGAACGGGATCGCAGAGGAGATGCCGCGCGCTTCGAGTGCCCGCGCGCTATCCATCCAGGCGTCAAAGTCTTCACGGCCGTGGCCGGGGGCCGTGTGAACGAAGCCGGTGCCGGCATCGTCGGTCACGTGATCGCCGTCTAGGAGCGGCACGTGGAAGGCATAGCCGCCGCCGAGACCATGGAGCGGATGAGCGCAAGTGATCGCACCGAGTTCATCCGCTTCGACATCGCGGACGAAGTTGAACGTCACCTTCGCCTTGGCAGCCGACTCGTCGGCAAGGCGCTTGGCGAAGATCAGCTTTTCGCCCGGCTGCGGGCCGTAGTCATTTTCAGCGGTCGCGACCTCATAGAGGCCATAGGCGTAACGGGACGAATAGGCGATCGCCCGGTTGCCGGGGATGGTCCAGGGCGTCGTGGTCCAGATCACGACGAAGGCGCCGGCAAGTGCGGCCGGACCGTCGGTGATCGGGAACTTTACCCAGATCATGTCGCTCTCGACATCGGCATACTCGACCTCGGCCTCGGCGAGCGCCGTGCGCTCGACGACCGACCACATGACCGGCTTCGAGCCACGATAGAGCTGGCCGGCCTTGGCGATCTTCATCAATTCGCCGGCGATGCGCGCTTCCGCGTGGAAGTTCATCGTCGTGTAGGGCCGCTCGAAATCGCCTTCGATGCCAAGGCGCTTGAACTCCTCGGTCTGGACCTCGATCCAGCCGCTGGCGAAGTCACGGCACTCCTTGCGGAACTCGTTGACCGGAACCTCGTCCTTGTTCTTGCCCTTCTCGCGGTACTTTTCCTCGATCTTCCACTCGATCGGCAGGCCGTGGCAGTCCCAGCCGGGGACGTAGTTGGCGTCGAAGCCACGCATCTGGAACGAGCGGTTGATCACGTCCTTGAGGATCTTGTTGAGCGCATGGCCGATATGGATATTACCGTTCGCGTAGGGCGGGCCGTCATGCAGCACGAACTTCTCGCGGCTGGCAGCCGACGCCCGGAGCTTCTTGTAGAGGCCCATCTTCTGCCAGCGGGCAACCGTCTCCGGCTCCTTCTGCGGCAGACCGGCGCGCATCGGAAACTCCGTCTGCGGCAGAAAGAGGGTGGAAGAATAATCGATCTTTTCAGCGGTTTCTGTCATGGTCTTTGCAATCGTCTTTTCCGCGCGGATATCGTCACGCATGCGGAAGGGTTCGGTCTTTCGAAGATGATGGGGGCGTTGGAAACGCCGAAATCCCGGTCCTCCCGGCGCTGCCTAGCGCGCGCGGAGGGCCGGGCCAATAATTCGCTGATCGATTATCAATCGACGGTGCCGGGTCATAGTGGCCGGTTCTTTAAGGCGTTTTCAACCTTTTGAAAAGGTCCGCCAACGTCGCACGGGCGAATTCTTTGGCAGCGGAAGGGACGAGCGTCCTCCCAGCAGCGCTCAGGCGAAATTAAGTCTCCGGTCGATCTCGCTCAAGGGCTGGACGCCGGAAAGGAGCAGGCGCGCCTCCTCCTCGTCGCGCTTGATCTGCGCCATCAGCGGCTCCAGTCCATCGAACTTGAGCTCATCGCGGAGATGACCGAAGAAGGAGACGCTGCAGACTTCACCGTAAAGCTCGCCGGAGTAATCGAAGACGAAAGTCTCGAGTAGAGGTTCGCCATCGCAGTCGACGGTCGGGCGGCGGCCGTAGCTTGCGACGCCGTCGTAAAGAGAGCCATCCGCGCGGCGAAACCGCACGGCGTAGATACCATTCTTGAGCTCTGCTTCCGGCGGCAGCCTCATGTTGGCGGTCGGAAAGCCGAGCGCGCGTCCGAGCTTCTTGCCGCCGATCACTTCCGCCTCGACGATGTAGCGGTAACCGAGGAGTCCTGCCGCATGCGCGACATCCCCTTCGGCGAGCAGGGAGCGAATGAAGCTTGACGAGATCACCGAGGCGTTTTCATCGCGGAAGGCATCGACGAGCGTGACGCCAAAACCCTCCCGCTCGCCGGCCGCCATCAGGAATGCCGGGCCGCCTTCGCGCCCTTTGCCGAAATGGAAGTCGAAGCCGGTGACCACATGGGATGCATGCAGCCATTCGCGCAGTATGCGATGGATGAAATCGGATGCCGAAAGCTGGGAGAAGGTCCGGTCGAAGGGATATTCGATGACGGCCCCAAAGCCCATGCCTTCGAGGATACGGGCCTTGAGCGGTGCTGGCGTCAGACGAAAGACCGGCGTGTCCGGCCTAAAGACCGTGCGTGGATGCGGCTCGAAAGTCAGGACGAGCGCGGGAACGCCGCGTTTCGCCGCTTCCTCCAGCGCACGGTTCAACACCGACTGATGGCCGCGGTGAACGCCATCGAAATTGCCGATCGCGATGACGCCGCCGCGCAGGCGCTCCGGAAGCGGATCACGGGTTTCGTTGCGATGAAAAACCGTCATGTCCGTCTTCCTGTCAGCCGAGCCGCGGCATCCACCACTTCGGCGCGGCCCCTTCCCTTTTCAGGAAAGCTGCAAGTTTCGCCTCGTCGGTGCGGCTTTCATGCATGTATTCCTGCGCATGAATGCCGGCGCTGATATAGAGGAGGTCGAAGCCAGCGTCCTGCGCGCCCTTGACATCGGTCGGCATGCCGTCGCCGATCGCGATGACGCGGGACAGGTCGAATGCGCCGCGCGCCGCCTTTGCCTCGGTCAGGGCGGCGCGGTAGATCGCGATATAGGGCTTGCCGGCAATGCGTGCTTCGCCGCCCAGTTCTTCGTAAAGCTTAGCGATGGCACCGGCGCAGGGGATCAGCCGATGCCCGCGCTCCACGACGAGGTCGGGGTTGGCGCAGATGAACGGGATCTTCCGCTTGGCGAGCCCCGTCAATGTCGCGCGGTAATGTTCGGGCGTTTCCGTTTCATCGTCATAAAAACCGGCGCAGACGATCGTCTCTGCATCCTCCGCAGAAACGATCTCGGTGCCGAGACCTTCGAGCAGTGGAAGATCGCGATCGGCCCCGATGAAGAAGATGCGTTTCGCCGCTGCCGAGATCAACGCCCGGGTGACGTCGCCTGACGTAACGATGCGATCGTAGGCTTCGTCGGGAACACCGAGGCCGCGGATCTGCACCTTGACGCCGGGATACGGCCGCGGCGAATTGGTAATGAGGACGACAGTCAGGCCGCTTGCCCGCGCCTCTGCGAGGGCCTCGCAAGCCGAAGCGAAAGCCTGTATGCCATTGTGGAGAACGCCCCAGACATCGCAGAGCACCACGTCGTATCGGCTGGCGATTTCCCGAAAACTGTTGATCCTTACGGCCATATCGGCTTCCCGCAAACTCGGCTTCTCGGCTCACATCGCAAGGAAGGGCAAAGAATACAAGTCTCGCGTTTAGAAAAACGCGGCCCTTCCCAAGAATTCAGCCGCGCAATGTTGCCGGCGACGTCAGAATGACCTGAGGAGCCAGCCGGCAGCGGCGCAGATGGCCAAGGTCTGGAAAATGCCGCGCTTCCACCACAACAGCAAGGCGGCAGCGGCGATCGTCAGACCGAGCGCGGAGGGATCAAGCGTCGTCCAATTCGGATACGGGACCGAGAGAGGCCCCAGCGGCGTTCCTCTACCAGTTCGCGATGCATGAGGGCGATCTGTCCTGCTGGTCCCCCAAAGCTCAACAGACCGATCTTGGCCCAGACCTTCGCCGCCTCGGCAAAGGTAGGGTGGGCGGGCGCGAGGCCCGCCGATGTTTTCTCGTTCACGTCCGCTTCCCCTTGCCGCCGTGCGAGACCCAATCATGCTTCTCCTGCGTGGCGTCGCGCGCCCAACGGTAAAGCGCATCGTAAAGGGTCATGCCCGCCTCGAGTTGCTCGAGGTCGTCGGAATACATCCGGGAGAGCCCCAGGGAGACTGCCAGAAGGCCGGCTGCCTCCGGTTCGAGGTCGCACCTGTCGGTATCCGCTGCCCGCACGATCCGCGCGACATGTTCGAGGGCTGGGAAGGAAAGTCGGAACTCCTTGACCATCGTATCGAAGGTGCAGTCCTCCCCGCGATGGCTCCAGAAGACCCCTTCGATATCGAAGGGCGTCGCGCCGAAACGCTCGCCCACCGCCTCGACCTCGGCCGCCGTGACGTAGAGAAAGGTGGCACGCGGATCGATGAAACGGCGGATCAACCAGGGGCAGGCGATACGATCGATCTTCGGCCGGGATCGGGTGACCCACACCGAGCCGCCCGACGGATCGGCGTTCGGCAGGCTCGCGACCGGAACGAGTGGCAGCTCTGCCTCGCGCCATGCATCGATACCGCCCTCCAGTATTTCGGCAGTGCCGCCGGCGTGCCGCATCCACGCGGCAACACCCTCGCTGAGCTTGCCGCCATGCTGACAGAGCGCGACGACGTGTTGCCCGCGATAAAGCTCCGCCCACTGCCGGACGCCGGCATGAGAGCGATGGAAGGAGGCGGGCACAAGATAGGGATCGGCGGCGAAGTCGTCGTCATCGCGTACGTCGATGATCACCGGTGCCTTCTCGGTTCCGAGAAGTTTGGCAAGTTTGTCTGTGGAAATGGAATTGAACGAGGCCATCGTTTACGTCCTTTAGATGATTGCTATTGGACGCGAAATTCCGGCATGACGCCTCGTGGGGCATTCGCTCGCCCCATGCCGTTGTTAAACAAAAAAGCTCGCGGCCTGTCAACGATCGCAGCCGACAAAAAATCTGTCGACCGATCCTTGACTCGTTCAGCGCACGGTCCTATTTCGGCGACGCTAGCACTCGCAAGATATGAGTGCTAACACCCATCCACCGGGTCGATGAACGATCCGCAATGTCATTTGATCGAGGGATTAGACAATGGCAAGCACCAACTTCCGTCCGCTGCACGACCGCGTTGTCGTCCGCCGCGTCGAGTCTGAGGAAAAGACCAAGGGCGGCATCATCATTCCGGACACCGCTAAGGAAAAGCCGCAAGAAGGCGAAATCGTGGCTGTCGGTTCGGGTGCCCGTGACGAAAGCGGCAAGGTTGTTCCGCTCGATGTCAAGGCTGGCGACCGTGTCCTGTTCGGCAAGTGGTCCGGCACCGAAGTCAAGATCAACGGCGAAGACCTTCTGATCATGAAGGAAGCCGACATCATGGGCATCATCGGCTGACTGGTCGACCCACTTCCCACATTCATGACAACCAATGGGCAATGAGCCCGGGAGTTTTCTCACATGGCTGCTAAAGAGATCAAATTTGGCCGTACCGCGCGCGAGAAGATGCTTCGCGGCGTCGACATCCTCGCTGATGCCGTCAAGGTAACACTTGGCCCGAAGGGCCGTAACGTCATCATCGACAAGTCCTTCGGCGCTCCGCGCATCACCAAGGATGGCGTTTCCGTCGCCAAGGAAATCGAACTCGAAGACAAGTTCGAGAACATGGGCGCCCAGATGGTCCGCGAAGTCGCTTCGAAGACCAACGACATCGCCGGCGACGGCACGACGACCGCAACGGTTCTCGCCCAGGCGATCGTTCGCGAAGGCGCCAAGGCAGTTGCTGCCGGCATGAACCCGATGGACCTGAAGCGCGGCATCGATCTCGCTGTCACGGAAGTCGTCAAGGATCTCCAGGCCAAGGCCAAGAAGATCAACACCTCGGAAGAGGTTGCCCAGGTCGGTACGATTTCGGCTAACGGTGAAAAGCAGGTAGGCCTCGACATCGCAGAAGCGATGCAGAAGGTCGGCAACGAAGGCGTTATCACGGTTGAGGAAGCCAAGACCGCCGAGACCGAACTCGAAGTCGTCGAAGGCATGCAGTTCGACCGCGGCTACCTGTCGCCCTACTTCGTCACCAACCCGGAAAAGATGATCGCCGATCTCGATGATGTCTTCGTTCTCCTGCACGAGAAGAAGCTCTCGAACCTCCAGGCCATGCTCCCGGTTCTTGAAGCTGTCGTCCAGAACGGCAAGCCGCTCCTCATCATCGCTGAAGACGTCGAGGGCGAAGCGCTTGCAACGCTCGTCGTCAACAAGCTGCGCGGCGGCCTGAAGATCGCTGCCGTCAAGGCTCCTGGCTTCGGTGACCGCCGCAAGGCCATGCTCGAAGACATCGCCATCCTGACGGGCGGCACGGTGATCTCCGAAGACCTCGGCATCAAGCTCGAAAACGTCACGCTCGACATGCTCGGCCGTGCGAAGAAGGTCTCGATCTCCAAGGAAAACACGACGATCGTCGACGGTGCCGGCCAGAAGTCGGACATCGAAGGCCGCGTTGCCCAGATCAAGGCCCAGATCGAAGAAACCACGTCCGACTACGACCGCGAAAAGCTGCAGGAACGTCTTGCAAAGCTCGCTGGCGGTGTTGCCGTCATCCGCGTCGGCGGTTCGACCGAAGTCGAAGTGAAGGAAAAGAAGGACCGCATCGACGACGCTCTCAACGCGACGCGCGCTGCCGTTCAGGAAGGCATCGTACCGGGCGGCGGCGTTGCCCTGCTGCGCTCTTCCGTCAAGATCACCGTCAAGGGTGAAAACGACGATCAGGACGCCGGCATCAACATCGTTCGCCGCGCTCTGCAGGCTCCGGCCCGCCAGATCGCTGAAAACGCTGGTGATGAAGCCTCCATCGTTGTCGGCAAGATCCTCGAGAAGAACACCGACGACTTCGGCTACAACGCGCAGACCGGTGAATATGGCGACATGATCGCCATGGGCATCATCGACCCGGTCAAGGTCGTTCGCACCGCCCTGCAGGACGCAGCCTCGGTTGCTGGCCTCCTCGTCACCACCGAAGCCATGATCGCCGAGCTGCCGAAGAAGGACGCTCCGGCAATGCCTGGCGGCATGGGCGGCATGGGCGGCATGGACATGATGTGATAAGGCAACAGCCTTAACACAGCAGGTCCGTAAAGCTTCGCCCATGCTCTTTAAGAGAGTTCAGCGCGTCAAGAGCGCTGAACGGGGCGGCATGGACATGATGTGATAAGGCGAAGGCCTTAGCACAGAGAGATCCATCCGGATCTGAGGGCGGCCTTCGAGCCGCCCTCTTTGCTTTTTGTCAAACCAAGAGACCGAATCCCGAAACAAGGCGCACGTAAAAGTAAGCGCCGCCTCAAATTGGTGCAAAAAACCGTTGAAGTTGGAAAAAAACGAACTATAACAACGCCCCAAGTGAACGCCAGATTCACGCGAGACCGGAAAGCAGACACAAACTGAACGAGCATTTGCTCGAGTTTCGATGCTGGCTTGTGTACCTGGTCCTCGCAGAGAACATAATACACAAAAGCGTATAGATATTTGATCGCCAGTATAGCCGACCTTCTTGCGAAATGACTTCGCTTGGCGGGCTGTCATTTCTGCGTCGGACCTATCGACAAGAGATCAGTATGCCCACGAGTGGCTTGGCCCTCGGATAAGCAGCAGCGAGCGGTCTTTTTTGGAATGCGTCTGTCCGGAATTAGATGCGGACGTTCGCTACTGGGGCAAGCCGTGTTTAAGATCGCAAGAACAACTCCCCTATCTTCCGGCATTCACGGCCTGCCGCATCAGGAAATACCTGCGCAATTCTGCGTTTCCGAGGCCTGGTCCGGCGATCTCACCACAGGCCTCTTCGTCCTCGGTGACAACGCCGCAGCGATTCACGGCCTGCGTGAAAACGAGTGCGGATTGCTCAATTTCGTCCGCTGTTACGATCCGGCCGATCGCAATCACGTGCTCGAACTCTTCGAGCAGGCGGCAACGTCCTCCTCAACCTTCTGCTTTTCCACGACGATCATCCTCGAAACGGGGCAGAGGCAGCCCCTCTTCTGCATCGGCGAGTCGTCCGGCCTGGAAGAGCGCTATTCAGGCTCGATGCTGGGCGTCTTCTTCTTCCCGCGCTTTCTGATCGAGGGTGCGCAGGCGATGGTTAGGCAATAGGCCATTTCATGGTTTCATCGGCAGTGACCTAGCTCCATGAAACTGCGCAACTCCTGACGTCACGCACTTTCCTTGGGTCTCTGGCCTTGGGTCTCTGGCCCCACCGCCGCAGGCGCGTCAAGCGACGGCGGCTTGTACCCGAGTGCCCGCGACTGCGCCGATGGGCGCAGGTCGCCCAAGCAGGTATCCCTGTGCCTCGTC from Sinorhizobium garamanticum harbors:
- the ileS gene encoding isoleucine--tRNA ligase yields the protein MTETAEKIDYSSTLFLPQTEFPMRAGLPQKEPETVARWQKMGLYKKLRASAASREKFVLHDGPPYANGNIHIGHALNKILKDVINRSFQMRGFDANYVPGWDCHGLPIEWKIEEKYREKGKNKDEVPVNEFRKECRDFASGWIEVQTEEFKRLGIEGDFERPYTTMNFHAEARIAGELMKIAKAGQLYRGSKPVMWSVVERTALAEAEVEYADVESDMIWVKFPITDGPAALAGAFVVIWTTTPWTIPGNRAIAYSSRYAYGLYEVATAENDYGPQPGEKLIFAKRLADESAAKAKVTFNFVRDVEADELGAITCAHPLHGLGGGYAFHVPLLDGDHVTDDAGTGFVHTAPGHGREDFDAWMDSARALEARGISSAIPFTVDDAGYFTADAPGFGPDAEGGAGRVIDDKGKKGDANDRVIKALIARHTLFARGRLKHSYPHSWRSKKPVIFRNTPQWFVYMDKDFGDGTTLRSRALTAIDGTRFVPGAGQNRLRAMIEQRPDWVLSRQRAWGVPIAIFVDDQGEILIDDAVNARILEAFEKEGADAWFAEGAKERFLGNDHDHAKWHQVMDILDVWFDSGSTHTFTLEDRPDLKWPADVYLEGSDQHRGWFHSSLLESCATHGRAPYNAVVTHGFTMDEKGEKMSKSKGNTVTPLEVMKDAGADILRLWVMTTDYWEDQRLGKTIIQTNIDAYRKLRNTIRWMLGTLAHDKGEVIALSDMPELEQLMLHRLAELDRLVRDGYDAFDFKRIARALIDFSNVELSAFYFDIRKDALYCDAPSSVRRRAALHVIRTLFDCLVTWLAPMLPFTAEEAWLSRNPEAISVHLEQFPTVPAEWRNDALAEKWRKIREVRKVVTGALEIERKDKRIGSSLEAAPVVHVADADLRQALEGQDFAEICITSAIEVVGSEGPADAFALPDVAKVSVVPRLAEGQKCARSWRITTDVGSDPLYPDVSARDAAALRELRFKL
- a CDS encoding bifunctional riboflavin kinase/FAD synthetase produces the protein MTVFHRNETRDPLPERLRGGVIAIGNFDGVHRGHQSVLNRALEEAAKRGVPALVLTFEPHPRTVFRPDTPVFRLTPAPLKARILEGMGFGAVIEYPFDRTFSQLSASDFIHRILREWLHASHVVTGFDFHFGKGREGGPAFLMAAGEREGFGVTLVDAFRDENASVISSSFIRSLLAEGDVAHAAGLLGYRYIVEAEVIGGKKLGRALGFPTANMRLPPEAELKNGIYAVRFRRADGSLYDGVASYGRRPTVDCDGEPLLETFVFDYSGELYGEVCSVSFFGHLRDELKFDGLEPLMAQIKRDEEEARLLLSGVQPLSEIDRRLNFA
- a CDS encoding TIGR01459 family HAD-type hydrolase, producing MAVRINSFREIASRYDVVLCDVWGVLHNGIQAFASACEALAEARASGLTVVLITNSPRPYPGVKVQIRGLGVPDEAYDRIVTSGDVTRALISAAAKRIFFIGADRDLPLLEGLGTEIVSAEDAETIVCAGFYDDETETPEHYRATLTGLAKRKIPFICANPDLVVERGHRLIPCAGAIAKLYEELGGEARIAGKPYIAIYRAALTEAKAARGAFDLSRVIAIGDGMPTDVKGAQDAGFDLLYISAGIHAQEYMHESRTDEAKLAAFLKREGAAPKWWMPRLG
- a CDS encoding sulfurtransferase/chromate resistance protein; translated protein: MASFNSISTDKLAKLLGTEKAPVIIDVRDDDDFAADPYLVPASFHRSHAGVRQWAELYRGQHVVALCQHGGKLSEGVAAWMRHAGGTAEILEGGIDAWREAELPLVPVASLPNADPSGGSVWVTRSRPKIDRIACPWLIRRFIDPRATFLYVTAAEVEAVGERFGATPFDIEGVFWSHRGEDCTFDTMVKEFRLSFPALEHVARIVRAADTDRCDLEPEAAGLLAVSLGLSRMYSDDLEQLEAGMTLYDALYRWARDATQEKHDWVSHGGKGKRT
- the groES gene encoding co-chaperone GroES, whose protein sequence is MASTNFRPLHDRVVVRRVESEEKTKGGIIIPDTAKEKPQEGEIVAVGSGARDESGKVVPLDVKAGDRVLFGKWSGTEVKINGEDLLIMKEADIMGIIG
- the groL gene encoding chaperonin GroEL (60 kDa chaperone family; promotes refolding of misfolded polypeptides especially under stressful conditions; forms two stacked rings of heptamers to form a barrel-shaped 14mer; ends can be capped by GroES; misfolded proteins enter the barrel where they are refolded when GroES binds) — translated: MAAKEIKFGRTAREKMLRGVDILADAVKVTLGPKGRNVIIDKSFGAPRITKDGVSVAKEIELEDKFENMGAQMVREVASKTNDIAGDGTTTATVLAQAIVREGAKAVAAGMNPMDLKRGIDLAVTEVVKDLQAKAKKINTSEEVAQVGTISANGEKQVGLDIAEAMQKVGNEGVITVEEAKTAETELEVVEGMQFDRGYLSPYFVTNPEKMIADLDDVFVLLHEKKLSNLQAMLPVLEAVVQNGKPLLIIAEDVEGEALATLVVNKLRGGLKIAAVKAPGFGDRRKAMLEDIAILTGGTVISEDLGIKLENVTLDMLGRAKKVSISKENTTIVDGAGQKSDIEGRVAQIKAQIEETTSDYDREKLQERLAKLAGGVAVIRVGGSTEVEVKEKKDRIDDALNATRAAVQEGIVPGGGVALLRSSVKITVKGENDDQDAGINIVRRALQAPARQIAENAGDEASIVVGKILEKNTDDFGYNAQTGEYGDMIAMGIIDPVKVVRTALQDAASVAGLLVTTEAMIAELPKKDAPAMPGGMGGMGGMDMM